The proteins below are encoded in one region of Gigantopelta aegis isolate Gae_Host unplaced genomic scaffold, Gae_host_genome ctg1946_pilon_pilon:::debris, whole genome shotgun sequence:
- the LOC121391203 gene encoding uncharacterized protein LOC121391203, which produces MNTVFNSQNQSTAERLEDYVAALHTLSKTCNFCECMRDSLMRDCIVLGITDNATRKRLLQESGLNLTTCIDICRCAEPTSSQLRSIGCEEMSAHAITSHSSGGKLKPKCKFCGKTHHFKKSLCPAWGKMCKMCKKKNHFAEKCPMKRECKNIHLLENIQINSDSEQLLSVTDRQQKIIKANMLINEKPVKFQIDCGASVNVIPEKYNIKDTSTLISCKTSLHMWNKTILQPKKGRQE; this is translated from the coding sequence ATGAACACTGTGTTTAACAGTCAAAACCAAAGTACTGCAGAACGTCTTGAAGACTACGTTGCTGCACTGCACACACTGTCAAAGACTTGCAACTTTTGTGAATGTATGAGAGACAGTCTAATGAGAGACTGCATCGTTCTTGGTATTACTGACAATGCTACAAGAAAACGTCTGCTTCAAGAATCGGGTCTAAACCTCActacatgtattgatatttgTCGATGTGCTGAACCTACATCATCTCAACTGCGATCCATTGGATGTGAAGAAATGTCTGCCCATGCAATCACAAGTCACTCATCAGGAGGAAAGTTAAAGCCCAAATGCAAGTTCTGCGGGAAAACTCATCATTTTAAGAAATCACTTTGCCCTGCTTGGGGAAAAATGTGCAAAATGTGTAAAAAGAAGAATCATTTCGCAGAGAAATGTCCTATGAAACGAGAATGTAAGAATATCCATCTGCTGGAGAATATTCAGATTAATTCTGATTCTGAACAACTTCTCTCAGTaacagacagacaacagaaaataattaaggCAAATATGCTGATCAACGAGAAACCTGTCAAATTCCAGATAGACTGTGGTGCATCTGTGAACGTCATTCCTGAAAAGTATAATATCAAAGATACTTCTACTCTTATCTCGTGTAAGACGTCACTTCATATGTGGAACAAGACAATTCTACAGCCGAAAAAGGGAAGACAAGAATAA